The Indicator indicator isolate 239-I01 chromosome 30, UM_Iind_1.1, whole genome shotgun sequence genome has a window encoding:
- the NSUN5 gene encoding 28S rRNA (cytosine-C(5))-methyltransferase — translation MALYSAAAAVLEGLERGGGGIKSLVYNSRFPHVRQLYALVSETLRYSPVLEKLLAGAALLQAEKKLSPQLAKVLVYDLLFGKGLKCGGRWKALARRHRARLEAELARMKVQQKVSRNEDLLAPAQAASPGASQVPRYVRVNTLKTCVDDVVDFFKRQGYSYLGKAGSVEELRALSGKKFVSDLHLPELLVFPAQTDFHDNFLYTSGHIILQDKASCLPAFLLDPAAGSHVIDACAAPGNKTSHLAAIMKNKGQIFAFDVDTKRLATMNTMLMRAGVTGFQLAQQDFLTVDPGDPKYSKVTYILLDPSCSGSGKVSGSGTPPGEAAPSAERLQALAGFQRKALSHALSFPALQRLVYSTCSLHRQENEDVVQAVLQEQGSAFRLVDPFPSWPCRGLAVFPGAESCLRASPADTLTQGFFVAVLERCEEGAADHRSLPAAAEENLQQAEGREPGAGPKKRRRKKQRVKE, via the exons ATGGCGCTGTACAGCGCGGCCGCCGCTGtcctggaggggctggagcgcGGCGGTGGCGGCATCAAGAGCTTGGTGTACAACAGCCGCTTCCCG CATGTCCGGCAGCTGTACGCCCTGGTGTCCGAGACCCTCCGCTACTCACCcgtgctggagaagctgctcGCTGGCGCCGCGCTGCTGCAGGCCGAGAAGAAGCTGTCCCCGCAGCTGGCGAAG GTGCTGGTGTACGACCTGCTCTTCGGCAAGGGCCTCAAGTGCGGGGGCCGTTGGAAGGCGCTGGCCCGGCGGCACCGGGCCCGGCTAGAGGCTGAGCTGGCCCGCATGAAGGTGCAGCAGAAGGTGAGCCGCAACGAGGACCTCCTGGCGCCGGCGCAGGCAGCGAGCCCCGGAG cttcccagGTACCGCGCTACGTCCGAGTCAACACCCTGAAGACTTGTGTGGATGATGTGGTTGACTTCTTTAAGCGCCAGGGCTACTCCTACCTAGGCAAAGCAGGCAG TGTGGAGGAgctgagagccctctctgggaagaaattcgtGTCAGATCTTcatctgccagagctgctggtgtttcCTGCACAGACGGACTTCCATGACAACTTTCTGTACACTTCAGGACACATAATTCTTCAGGACAAG gccagctgcctccctgccttcctccttgaccctgctgctggctctcatGTCATCGatgcctgtgctgctcctgggaaCAAGACCAGCCACCTGGCTGCCATCATGAAGAACAAGGG CCAGATCTTTGCCTTTGATGTGGACACCAAGCGCCTGGCCACCATGAACACCATGCTGATGCGGGCTGGGGTCACTGGCTTCCAGCTGGCCCAGCAGGACTTCCTGACTGTGGATCCTGGAGACCCCAAATACAGCAAGGTGACCTATATCCTCCTCGATCCATCCTGCAGCGGCTCAGGTAAGGTTTCAGGCTCTGGTaccccacctgga GAGGCTGCCCCAAGCGCTGAGCGGCTGCAGGCCCTGGCTGGCTTCCAGCGCAAGGCCCTGAGCCATGCCCTgagcttccctgctctccagcgcCTGGTCTACTCCACCTGCTCCCTGCACCGCCAGGAGAACGAGGACGtggtgcaggctgtgctgcaggagcagggttcAGCCTTCAG GCTGGtggatcccttcccttcctggcCCTGCCGAGGACTTGCTGTcttccctggggctgagagctgtCTCCGTGCCTCTCCTGCAGACACGCTCACCCAGGGCTTCTTTGTGGCTGTCCTGGAGCGGTGTgaggagggagctgcagaccacag GtcgctgcctgcagcagctgaggagaacCTACAGcaagcagagggaagggagccAGGAGCAGGTCCCAAGAAGCggaggaggaaaaagcagcGAGTGAAGGAGTGA